The Sphingomonas sanguinis nucleotide sequence ATACAGGCTTCTTTTACGTCACGAAGAAGAACCCGCGCACCAAGACCGAGAAGCTGAGCTTCAACAAGTACGACCCCGTCGTGCGCAAGCATGTCGAGTTCAAGGAAGCCAAGATCAAGTAATTCGCGCGGGGGCGGCCGTTCGCGTCGTCCCGTGAATGCTTGAAGGCGTGAAGCCGCCGTCCGACAGGACGCGCGGCTTTTTGTCGTTGTTTCTTCCTCTCCCCCTCCCGCAGGCGGGAGGGGGCTGGGGGGAGGGCTGGGGGTCTCATGGAGACCATTGCCCGTGGCTTTCCCTCCCCCATCCCCTCTCGCCTGCGGGAGGGGCGTGCTCTGGGCTGGCAGCAAGTGTGAATCACACGGCTTTAAAAGGGGGCTATGCCGCTTCCGGGTACAGCGTGGCGATCAGCCAGTCATGGAACAGCTTCACCGACTTCTGCTGAAGCGCGCGCGGGCGGCAGACGAACCAGTGGCTGTACGGGCTGTCGACTTCGATATTGAACAGCCGCACTAGCCGCGGGTCGTGTGCATGCTCAAAATGGCTGGCGTGCATGAAGGCGATGCCCAGCCCCTGCGCCACCGCTTCCAGCATCAGGCCGCCCGAATCGAAGAAGTCGATTGCCTTGGGCTTGATCTCGGTCAGTCCCGCGGCTTGGCACCAGGCGGTGAAGGCGTCGGGCATTTCGCGGTGCAGCAAGGCGGTCATGCCGTTCATCTGCTCGGGGCGAAGTAGCGGGTTGGGACCTTCCAGCAGCCGCTTGGCGCCGATGACATAGACTTTGTTGCGATCGAGTCGCTTGGCGTAGAGCGAGGGGTCGATGTCGCGGCCCAGCGCGATCACCGCGTCCAGCCCTTCGCCCAGCCGCGCGATGCCATGCCCGGCGGTATCGATGTCGAGATGCAGTTCGGGATGCGCCGCGCGGAGCAGGCCCATATGCGGAAACAAGCGCTGCGACGCATAGAGCGGCAGGACGCCGAGTCGCAGGCGCAGCACTTCCTGCCCGCTGGTCATCGCCTCCACCGCGTCGGAAAGCTGGTCGAGCAACGGCGCGATCTGCTCCATCAGACGCTGCCCCTCGTCATTGGGCACCATCGCCTGATGCCGCCGGGCGAACAGCGGCTTGCCGACGAAGCGCTCCAGCGTCTGCACCCGACGGCTGAGCGCGGGGGCGGACAGCGCCAATTCCTCGGCCGCCGCCTTGATGGAGCCCAGACGCACGACCTGGACAAATGCTTCGATCGCACCCAGCGGGGGGAGCCTGCGCATGGCGTACCTGTACTCGTTGACCTATTGGGCAGAGGATTGCACAAACTGCAATCATAACCAAGCTTTTCGCACTTGCAACATAACGTGTCGCACCGCAAAAGGAACGGGCCTTTCAGGCATCCTCTCCTAAAAACTTTCACGGGCTGGTCGTTTCGATCGGCCCTTTTTTTTGCCTCGGCTGGGCCGCCCGCCCTTTTGCGGACCGGAACCCGCCCCCAAGTCCCGCGCTTTCGTGTTTCAGACACTTTGCCAAGGGACGATCATGGCCGACAGCGACGCGCCGACCCGCAAGATACAGGTGGCCAATAGCCGCCCCGAGGATTCGGGCCGGGGTCTCGCCCATGTCCCGCGCAGCCTGATGGCGGCTTTGGGCATCACCGAGGGCGACGTGATCGAGATCGTCGGAAAGCAGGCGACACCCGCGCGCGCCGTCGCGCCCTATCCCGAGGATGAGGGGCTGGACCTGTTGCGCATCGACGGGCTCCAGCGTGCCAATGCGGGCGTCGGCTCGGGCGATTTCGTCGAGGTTCGCCGGGTCGAATCCAAGCCCGCGACCCGCGTCGTCTTCGCCCCCGCGCAGGAAAACCTGCGGCTGCAAGGCTCGGCGCAGGCGCTCAAGCGCACCTTCTTCAACCGCCCGCTCTGTCAGGGCGATGTGGTGGCGACGGCGGGGCAGCAGCGTGTCACCAACATGCCGCCGGGCGTCGCGCAGTTCATGAACGCGCCCGCCTATGCGCTCCAGGAAATCCGCCTCGCGGTCGTCGCGGCCAGCCCCAAGGGGGTCGTCCATATCGACGAGAATACCGAGGTCGAGCTGCGTCCCGAATATGAGGAACCGCGCGAGGCGCGGCGCGCCGATGTCACCTATGACGATATCGGCGGCATGGCCTCGACCATCGACCAGTTGCGCGAAATGGTCGAGCTGCCCTTGCGTTACCCCGAACTGTTCGAGCGGCTGGGCGTCGAGCCGCCCAAGGGCGTGCTGCTCCATGGCCCGCCCGGCACCGGCAAGACGCGACTCGCCCGCGCGGTGGCCAACGAGTCGGACGCACAGTTCTTCCTCATCAACGGCCCCGAGATCATGGGCTCGGCCTATGGCGAGTCGGAGCAGCGGCTGCGCGAGATTTTCGAGGAGGCGACCAAGTCCGCCCCCTCGATCGTGTTCATCGACGAAATCGACTCGATCGCGCCCAAGCGCGACCGCGTGCAGGGAGAGGCGGAGAAGCGGCTCGTCGCGCAGTTACTGACCCTGATGGACGGGCTGGAAGCGCGCGCGAATCTCGTCATCATCGCCGCGACCAACCGGCCCGAGGCGATCGACGAGGCGCTGCGGCGGCCGGGTCGCTTCGACCGCGAGATTGTGGTCGGCGTGCCCGACGAGCGCGGTCGGCGCGAGATTCTGGGCATCCACACGCGCGGCATGCCGCTGGGCGACAAGGTCGATCTCAACGAGCTGGCGCGTACCACCTTCGGCTTCGTCGGCGCCGATCTGGCCGCGTTGACCCGAGAGGCGGCGATCGAGGCGGTGCGGCGGATCATGCCGCGCCTGAACCTGGAGGAACGGACCATCCCCGCCGAGGTGCTCGACACGCTGTCGGTGACGCGCGAGGATTTCCTGGAGGCGCTGAAGCGCGTCCAGCCCTCGGCGATGCGCGAGGTGATGGTGCAGGCGCCGACCGTGCGCTGGGAGGATGTCGGCGGGCTGGACACCGCGCAGATGAAGCTGAAGGAAGGCGTCGAGCTGCCGCTGAAGGACCCGGACGCGTTCCGGCGTCTGGGCATCCGGCCCGCCAAGGGCTTCCTGCTCTATGGCCCGCCGGGCACCGGCAAGACCTTGCTGGCCAAGGCGGTCGCACGCGAGGCGCAGGCGAACTTCATCGCCACCAAGTCGAGCGATCTTCTGTCCAAATGGTATGGCGAGAGCGAGCAGCAGATCACCCGGCTGTTCGCCCGTGCGCGGCAGGTCGCACCGACCGTGATCTTCATCGACGAGCTGGACTCGCTGGTTCCGGCGCGGGGCGGCGGGCTGGGCGAGCCGCAGGTGACCGAGCGGGTGGTCAACACCATCCTCGCCGAGATGGACGGGCTGGAGGAACTCCAGTCGGTCGTCGTCATCGGCGCGACCAACCGGCCCAACCTCGTCGACCCCGCGCTGCTGCGGCCGGGGCGGTTCGATGAACTCATCTATGTCGGCGTGCCCGACAAGGCGGGGCGTCGGCGAATCCTGGGCATCCAGACCGCCAAGATGCCGCTGGCGTCGGACGTGGACCTGGACGATGTGGCGGCGCGGACCGATCGGTTCACCGGCGCCGATCTGGGCGACGTGGTGCGCCGCGCGGGCCTGATCGCGCTGCGCAAGTCACTGGGCGCCACCCAGGTCAACATGGCGGCCTTTGACGAGGCGCTGACCGAGGCGCGCGCCAGCGTGACACCGGAGATGGAGCGCGATTACGAACAGATCGCCGCCAAGCTCAAGCAGGACGCGGCGGCGATCCAGCCGATCGGCTTCATCGCGCCGGGCATGCTGACGCCGCGAGGGGACAAGCAGCCGTAGCCGAAGCTTAAGCCCCTCCTCCCGGCAGGGGGGAGGGGTTTGGGGTGGGGGCAGGGCCACAAGCGACGGTCTCTGTGAGACCCCTTTCCCTCCCCCATCCCCTCCCGTTTACGGGAGGGGAGCGGCAAGGTCGATGTTTAGGATTTATTGCCCCACGCATAACTCCGCCCAACCTGCGCCACGGCCACCTCATACCGCGAATACCATTCCGCCCGCCCCCGCTCCCGGATCGCCGTATGTTCGGGGTGCGCCCGCCACGCCAGCGCGCTGGCTTCATCTGCCCACCAACTGACGGTGATCCCGACCCCATCCGCCCCGCGCGCACTGTCGACGCCACGATAACCCGGTTGCCCGGCGGCGAGCGCATCCATCGCCTCCGCCGCCGCGGCATAGCCCGCCGTATCGCTCTCCGTCCGCGTCGACACGAAAATCACCGCGATCTGCCCTGTCCGATCCATGCCAAATCCCCCGTCGATCGAGTCCGCTTTGCGACGGAATGCAGCACCCGGCCGCAACCCAATAGCTTGAAAGTCGTTCGGCACCTGTGCGACGAGGGGGTTTCCCTCGCGCGTCCCTTACGCGGGGATCACGAACGACAGGAACTCGATGCCCAGCTCGACCACCGCCGCGCGCAAGTCCCGCACCGATGCCACGGGTTATCCGTCGCCCGGCCAGATGTTCTTTCAGCAGTTCCTGAAGCATCCGGTGATGGTGGGCTCGATCATTCCCTCGTCGGGCAAGCTGATCCGCAAGATGCTCGCGCCTGTCGACTGGGCCAATACCAAGCTGTTCGTGGAATATGGTCCCGGCGTCGGCACCTTCTGCCGCCCGGTGCTGGAGCGCATGGCGCCCGACGCGACGCTGATCGCGATCGATACCAATGCCGATTTCTGCGACTATCTGCGCCACACGATCATCGATTCCCGCTTCAAGGCGGTGAACGGATCGGCGGCGGACGTGCAGAAGATCGTGCGCGACCATGGTTTCGACCATGCCGATTATGTCCTGTCGGGCCTGCCCTTCTCCACCCTGCCGCCCGGCGTCGGCCCGGCGATTGCGCAAGGCACGCATGACGTGCTGCGCCCCGGCGGCGCGTTCCTGGTCTATCAGTTCAGCCCGAAGGTGAAGGACTTCCTGGTCCCGCACTGGTCGAACATCGACCACGATATGGAATGGTGGAACGTGCCCCCGGCGCAGCTCTACTGGGCCTGGAAGGACTGAATCACTCCTCCCCGGCACGGGGAGGTGGCAGGCCAAAGGCCTGACGGAGGGGGGCCTCCACAGAGGACACGCCCAGCGGCGATCCCCCTCCACCATGCTTCGCATGGTCCCCCTCCCCGCGAGCGGGGAGGATCATTCCCCGTCCGGCGCCTCGATCCTGAAGTTCAGTCCCCGCGATACCGACGGATCGATCACCGCGATCAGCAGGTACGCCGCGAACTGACGCAGCCGCTGGAACCAGCCGGTATGCCGCTTGTACCAGTCCGGCGTGATCGCCTCCGACCGGGCGACCTCGCCGTCGATATAGGCGCGGACATGGGCTGCAAAGGCGGCGTCCTCCACCCTAAGCATCAGCTCCAGATTGACGAATAGGCTGCGCATGTCGAAATTGGCCGAGCCGACATGCACCGCATCGTCGATGACGTATAATTTCGTGTGTAGCTTGGTCAGCTGATATTCGAAGATCTGCACGCCCTTGCGTAGCAGGCCCGCATAGGTGAAGCGCGCGGCGGCGATCGTCGCCTCGTTGTCGGACTTGCCCGCCGTCACGATCCGCACCTCGGCCTCGCGCCGCCCCGCCCGGTCGAGGCGGCGCAGCATGGTGGGGCTGGGGGTGAAGTACGCCGCGATCACGTCGATCCGCCGCCCGCGCCGCATATCGTCGCGCACCGTCCGCGCCCAAGGGGACAGCCGCCGCGTCGGCCCGCCGATCAGCCAGCGCAGCCGCCCGGTCGATTCGCTCCAATGCGCCAGCGCCTTGTTCAGGTCGCGGAGGCGCCCCTTGGGGTCTTCGGTCCAGGCGAACAGCGCATCGAAATAGCCCGCCATCCGCGCCGCCGCCGGACCCTCGACCAGCAGCCCCAGGTCGCGCCAGCTCTGCTCGGCGGGGGTGCCGAAATAGTCATCCTCGATATTGAAGCCGCCGATAATGATCGAGGGCGCGGGTCCTTCGGCATCCGCCAGCGCCAGCTTCTGATGGTTGCGCAGCAGGTAGCGGCGGCCGAAGCGCGGCTCGAAGCGCGACAGCCGCGCACCCGTTTCGATCAGCGGTCGGAAGAACGCTTCGTCCGCCCCCGCGCCGAAACCGTCGACGATCACCGACACCGCCACGCCCCGCCGCGCCGCCGCGATCATCGCATCGCGTACCCGCCGCCCGGTCGTGTCGTCGGCATAGATATAATAGAGGATACGCAAGCTCGTCCGCGCGCCCTCGATCAGCGCCAGTACCGCCTCCAGCCGCCTTGGCCCGGTATCGAGCAGGGTCAGCCGGTTGCCGTCGACTTGGAAACCGGGCTGCTCGGGCGGATGGGGGGCGGAAATGCGGTGGCTCCTCGGCGTATGATATCCTGTCGAAAACGTAACGATCGAGACGACGGAGGCGTTGCAAGCCCCAAGGCTTTTGACTTGTCCGCCCTTTGCTGTTAGGCGGCACGCTTTCATCCCAGCATTATTTGCGAAGGACACACGCATGGCGCGCGTCACCGTCGAAGATTGCGTCGACAAGATTCCCAACCGTTTCGATCTGGTGCTGTTCGCGGCGCAGCGGGCCCGTCAGATTTCGGGCGGGGCGGATCTGACCGTCGATCGCGATCGCGATAAAAATCCGGTCGTCGCGCTGCGCGAGATCGCCGAGGAAACGGTTCGTCCGACCCATCTGGAAGAAGCCGTGGTCAACAGCCTGCAGCGCGTCCAGATCGACGACGAGGACGAGGCGGACGATGTCGGCAGCTTGCAGGCCTCGGCCGAGGCGCTGCGCCTGACCGCCGCCGCCCCGCCGCGCAATCAGAATCTGGGTGCCGATTACGACGGCTGATCGGCCGTTCGTCGACCCATGAAAAAGGGCCGGTGCGATCCGCTCGCACCGGCCCTTTTCGT carries:
- the rpmG gene encoding 50S ribosomal protein L33; this translates as MAKPTTVKIKLVSSADTGFFYVTKKNPRTKTEKLSFNKYDPVVRKHVEFKEAKIK
- the rpoZ gene encoding DNA-directed RNA polymerase subunit omega; this encodes MARVTVEDCVDKIPNRFDLVLFAAQRARQISGGADLTVDRDRDKNPVVALREIAEETVRPTHLEEAVVNSLQRVQIDDEDEADDVGSLQASAEALRLTAAAPPRNQNLGADYDG
- a CDS encoding class I SAM-dependent methyltransferase translates to MPSSTTAARKSRTDATGYPSPGQMFFQQFLKHPVMVGSIIPSSGKLIRKMLAPVDWANTKLFVEYGPGVGTFCRPVLERMAPDATLIAIDTNADFCDYLRHTIIDSRFKAVNGSAADVQKIVRDHGFDHADYVLSGLPFSTLPPGVGPAIAQGTHDVLRPGGAFLVYQFSPKVKDFLVPHWSNIDHDMEWWNVPPAQLYWAWKD
- a CDS encoding antibiotic biosynthesis monooxygenase family protein, with amino-acid sequence MDRTGQIAVIFVSTRTESDTAGYAAAAEAMDALAAGQPGYRGVDSARGADGVGITVSWWADEASALAWRAHPEHTAIRERGRAEWYSRYEVAVAQVGRSYAWGNKS
- a CDS encoding phospholipase D-like domain-containing protein, which translates into the protein MSAPHPPEQPGFQVDGNRLTLLDTGPRRLEAVLALIEGARTSLRILYYIYADDTTGRRVRDAMIAAARRGVAVSVIVDGFGAGADEAFFRPLIETGARLSRFEPRFGRRYLLRNHQKLALADAEGPAPSIIIGGFNIEDDYFGTPAEQSWRDLGLLVEGPAAARMAGYFDALFAWTEDPKGRLRDLNKALAHWSESTGRLRWLIGGPTRRLSPWARTVRDDMRRGRRIDVIAAYFTPSPTMLRRLDRAGRREAEVRIVTAGKSDNEATIAAARFTYAGLLRKGVQIFEYQLTKLHTKLYVIDDAVHVGSANFDMRSLFVNLELMLRVEDAAFAAHVRAYIDGEVARSEAITPDWYKRHTGWFQRLRQFAAYLLIAVIDPSVSRGLNFRIEAPDGE
- a CDS encoding CDC48 family AAA ATPase, whose amino-acid sequence is MADSDAPTRKIQVANSRPEDSGRGLAHVPRSLMAALGITEGDVIEIVGKQATPARAVAPYPEDEGLDLLRIDGLQRANAGVGSGDFVEVRRVESKPATRVVFAPAQENLRLQGSAQALKRTFFNRPLCQGDVVATAGQQRVTNMPPGVAQFMNAPAYALQEIRLAVVAASPKGVVHIDENTEVELRPEYEEPREARRADVTYDDIGGMASTIDQLREMVELPLRYPELFERLGVEPPKGVLLHGPPGTGKTRLARAVANESDAQFFLINGPEIMGSAYGESEQRLREIFEEATKSAPSIVFIDEIDSIAPKRDRVQGEAEKRLVAQLLTLMDGLEARANLVIIAATNRPEAIDEALRRPGRFDREIVVGVPDERGRREILGIHTRGMPLGDKVDLNELARTTFGFVGADLAALTREAAIEAVRRIMPRLNLEERTIPAEVLDTLSVTREDFLEALKRVQPSAMREVMVQAPTVRWEDVGGLDTAQMKLKEGVELPLKDPDAFRRLGIRPAKGFLLYGPPGTGKTLLAKAVAREAQANFIATKSSDLLSKWYGESEQQITRLFARARQVAPTVIFIDELDSLVPARGGGLGEPQVTERVVNTILAEMDGLEELQSVVVIGATNRPNLVDPALLRPGRFDELIYVGVPDKAGRRRILGIQTAKMPLASDVDLDDVAARTDRFTGADLGDVVRRAGLIALRKSLGATQVNMAAFDEALTEARASVTPEMERDYEQIAAKLKQDAAAIQPIGFIAPGMLTPRGDKQP
- a CDS encoding LysR substrate-binding domain-containing protein encodes the protein MRRLPPLGAIEAFVQVVRLGSIKAAAEELALSAPALSRRVQTLERFVGKPLFARRHQAMVPNDEGQRLMEQIAPLLDQLSDAVEAMTSGQEVLRLRLGVLPLYASQRLFPHMGLLRAAHPELHLDIDTAGHGIARLGEGLDAVIALGRDIDPSLYAKRLDRNKVYVIGAKRLLEGPNPLLRPEQMNGMTALLHREMPDAFTAWCQAAGLTEIKPKAIDFFDSGGLMLEAVAQGLGIAFMHASHFEHAHDPRLVRLFNIEVDSPYSHWFVCRPRALQQKSVKLFHDWLIATLYPEAA